A region of Halomonas sp. I5-271120 DNA encodes the following proteins:
- a CDS encoding DUF4113 domain-containing protein — protein sequence MTTEINTSGVPLAIFDCNAMYVSTHMIFEPWKAAHPAVVLSVNDGNIVARSAEAKRLGITMGQPWHEVAPLYRAGKLYVYSANFVLYQSISDRIMTLLAREAGRVSPYSVDEAWVSPPPISGDLEPWGREIRASIMKQIGMPMGVGIGTTKTMAKLANWAAKKWAHQTGNVVDIRLDDRLEKLLKAAPVGEIWGIGPRLTKRLESDLRITSAWQLAMADKRLLRRHFGVTVERTARELCGERCFDFEDDPVPQQTIISSQSFGQKVQDKEVLASAVATYVARGAAKLRRQGSLTHCLSVFARTSPFARTGEPYSASQIISFNSPTSDTRDLTAAAMEAVDRIYRPGVQFAKAGIQLSQFVPAKNRTDDLFAPGQRPESPAVMSVMDDINRKMGRGAVRVARAGAQHGWEMKRQFASPHYTTRWEDLPVAR from the coding sequence ATGACAACGGAAATTAATACCTCCGGTGTGCCATTGGCCATTTTTGACTGCAACGCGATGTATGTCTCAACGCATATGATTTTCGAGCCATGGAAGGCTGCGCATCCGGCAGTAGTTTTAAGCGTCAATGACGGCAATATCGTCGCCAGATCAGCAGAAGCTAAGCGGCTGGGTATCACGATGGGCCAACCATGGCATGAAGTAGCGCCGCTATACCGGGCGGGAAAGCTATATGTGTATAGTGCGAACTTTGTTCTTTATCAAAGCATCAGTGACCGCATCATGACGCTTCTGGCGCGAGAGGCTGGCCGCGTTTCGCCGTATAGTGTCGATGAAGCATGGGTCTCCCCACCTCCCATTTCGGGAGACTTGGAACCCTGGGGACGTGAGATAAGGGCCTCCATCATGAAGCAGATCGGCATGCCCATGGGAGTCGGTATCGGCACAACAAAGACCATGGCAAAGCTTGCAAATTGGGCAGCGAAGAAATGGGCGCATCAGACAGGGAACGTGGTCGACATCCGCCTCGATGATCGCCTGGAGAAATTGCTCAAGGCGGCTCCCGTTGGCGAAATCTGGGGGATAGGCCCCCGGCTGACGAAGCGTCTCGAGAGTGACCTGCGGATCACGTCCGCCTGGCAGCTGGCCATGGCCGACAAGCGGCTGCTACGGCGCCACTTCGGCGTCACGGTGGAGCGCACCGCGCGAGAGCTCTGCGGTGAGCGCTGTTTCGACTTCGAGGATGACCCTGTGCCTCAGCAAACGATCATCTCGAGTCAGAGCTTTGGGCAGAAGGTGCAGGACAAGGAGGTATTGGCGTCGGCGGTGGCGACGTATGTGGCCAGGGGCGCTGCCAAGCTGCGCCGACAGGGATCGCTCACCCACTGCCTGAGCGTCTTTGCCCGCACCTCCCCCTTCGCCCGCACCGGTGAGCCGTACAGCGCCAGCCAGATCATCAGCTTCAATTCCCCGACCAGCGACACCCGCGATCTCACTGCTGCGGCCATGGAGGCCGTCGACCGGATATACCGGCCTGGAGTGCAGTTCGCCAAGGCAGGCATCCAGCTCAGCCAGTTCGTCCCGGCGAAGAACCGCACGGATGACCTGTTTGCGCCTGGGCAGCGCCCCGAGAGCCCCGCTGTCATGAGCGTCATGGACGACATCAACCGAAAGATGGGCAGAGGCGCCGTCAGGGTGGCCAGAGCAGGGGCACAACATGGCTGGGAGATGAAGCGGCAGTTCGCCTCCCCCCACTACACGACACGCTGGGAAGACTTACCGGTGGCCCGCTGA
- a CDS encoding LexA family transcriptional regulator, translated as MSQSDQSAELLGPLAPSADGTKLPLFEGASCGFASPAEHVSEPPLSLDDLVHLREPSMFLVRAAGTSMIEAGVYPHDILIVDRAREARSGDVVMACVGAEFLVKRLVVSDGGDIRLEAANRDHPPVVFGEEEEVQIWGVCTYNLHRLSQT; from the coding sequence ATGAGCCAATCTGACCAATCCGCCGAGCTTCTCGGGCCGCTGGCGCCGAGTGCTGATGGCACCAAGCTTCCGCTCTTTGAGGGCGCGTCTTGTGGCTTCGCCTCTCCCGCCGAGCATGTGAGCGAGCCGCCCTTGTCGCTTGACGACCTGGTACACCTGCGCGAGCCCTCCATGTTTCTGGTACGGGCGGCCGGGACGAGCATGATTGAGGCAGGTGTGTACCCCCATGACATCCTGATCGTGGATCGCGCCCGCGAGGCCCGCTCTGGCGACGTGGTGATGGCCTGTGTGGGGGCGGAGTTTCTGGTCAAGCGTCTGGTGGTCAGCGACGGCGGAGATATCCGGCTGGAGGCTGCCAATCGAGATCATCCGCCTGTCGTCTTCGGCGAGGAAGAAGAGGTGCAAATATGGGGAGTATGCACCTACAATTTGCACCGGCTTAGTCAAACATGA